The Ziziphus jujuba cultivar Dongzao chromosome 1, ASM3175591v1 genome segment aagaaaagaaagaaaccatGAAACAAGAACCTTCTGGATACACAATCTGCAAAAATATCTAACACCGCCATACGATCTCAACcgttcattgccatccttttaTCTTACAgagtcaaataaataaaacactgcattaatcatcaaaattatataaatatataaaagtaaaattaaaattaaaataaaaatttaaaaactatataaataatGGGTTGGCTTCTGGAGTGTTCCTGAGCCTTAGCGTTTAAGGGGGAGGCTTGTTCATCCTCTCTTTTCCTTCCCCTCtctttttaccaaaattttcccTCACGGAATACCAAAATATGCTAAGGTTCCGTATCACAATTCCCAAAGATGTAGCCCAAAGTTTTCATTTAGACTTTTGGGGTTCTATAATTCGTCGACAATAAGTTCAAAAGGATCaagctttatttattattattattcttttttttttttttttgggttctggGTTTGGCTCTGTTTCGTAGTACTGTTTTGAGTTTtctgtgtgtttttttcttcctGGGTTCGATAAAGGTGAAGAATGGCTAATGGGGAAGAGAAAAGCAAGGATTTTTATGCGGTTTTGGGGTTGAAAAAGGAATGCACAGAACTGGAGCTGAGGAATGCTTATAAGAAACTTGCTCTGGTTAGAGTTCAACAATCTTCTCTGTAATCCCCTGTTATTTCAAAAGTAGAATAATGTTTTCTTTCATAATTGTGAATAAAAAGGGTATTTTTAGGATCCTGGGGTTTTTTTGATGAAGGAAATAGACAATTTTGTTAATACTTTTTGTTGGGTTTTTAGTGAATGGCCTTCAAGGGAAGATATTGGATTTGGGTTCATGAATCGTATTTCAAATAATATGAAATCGTTTTCGATGGAAAAAAAACTCCATGGAAAGAGATTGAAAAGGacaaaaaagcaatttttttttattttatttttttcattttgtgggATTTTAGGAAGACCGTAAAGGAACTATCTTCtttatttggctcatgtgagcatcagtggtaaaaatatattcGTGTTTGTTGGTATAGAAATGGCACCCAGATCGGTGTTCATCTTCGGGAAATTCAAAGTACGTAGAAGAAGCCAAGAAGAAATTCCAGGTTATCCAGCAAGCCTATTCTGGTAAATTACCACTCACCACCACCTATCATATTttcttcatatttatttatttatatattttgttttttcttgcaaacataatttaattttatattggagTGGGGTTAAATTATTGGATTCACGAGGTTGGGTTTTGGTTGTGTGTATGTATGCAGTTCTATCTGACGCGAATAAGAGGTTTCTGTACGATGTAGGAGTCTATGATAGTGATGATGACGAAaatgtaagattttttttttttttctttgtttttgcttttccaTATCTTTAACTTATTCCTTAGTAATCTTGTCCCTAATTTCATTGGTACAAGACTTGTGGTCTTGTCTTTCTCATTTTGACTTTTCTTAGTCGAACCAATCAATTGCCGCCATCTGTTATCTTACACTGTTTTTCCTGTCTAATCATTGCTCCCAAGTACAACCTTCatgcccaattttttttttctttttttttttttttcttttttatggggTGGGGGGGCCGGGGGGCCTAAAATTTGTTTTGCCACTCCAGCTGTTTCCTTGATATTAGGAAAACGTTGTTCCATGATTTCCCGTCtccgtttttttttctttttttatttcattttttgggtaatattttatttttttgggtgaatttttgggtaatattttattggttttttggTTGGATAGTCTGGTAATGGCAAATCCGCTAGATCTTGctagggcaaaaaaaaaaaaaaaaggtttgtaacgtttttgttttttggttgatCAAATTGCTTGGTTAGATATtgagaacaaaataattaaataaataaaattggttGGCTAGATagccaaaataataaatgtcaaaGTTGTGCATAATAAATGTACAAAATTATTCATGGGTTTGGGTTCAGGTTTAGTCTAAGACTTGGTAAGGTTCTAAAATGGTTCACCTTTGAAAATTCATATGGTTTGTTTTTCAATGAGCTTATTGTGAACATATTTGATGCAGGGAATGGGAGAATTTTTAAACGAGATGGCAGTGATGATGAGCCAAACAAAGCCTAATGTAAGCTtgggatttttcttttatttttcgtttaaaaaaaaattaattaaattaaattatgtttcTTAATAACTTAAGAAAAATTTGGAGGTTGCTTTTTGGGAAATACGATGTTGTAGCTTTTGCATTGCATTTTGACCCACACCTTGAGAGAGGAATAATGAGATTTGTTCTATAACAGATTGTGGATGGAGTATTCCAGGGTGGGTcagcaataatattttaatataatatatatagtattaggttcaatttcaattttattttatttctttatcggGTGGTAATGATCATCTGTGTTCAATGCTAGCAAAACCGTTTTGAGTGGGGCCCAATTTGAAATGTTGATACATGATAATCTGCAAAAGGTGTAAGACGCAACACACTAAGATTCTAGGTATCAGAGCCAATCAGAAAGTCTGTGGGTACATGAATATGTGCCCGACATGCCCATGTAATCTGGTTTCTACAACTTTGATTAGGATAAACGTTTTAGGTATGATCAATGGCTCTGATGGATTATTAGTTGCTCTAGTTTTCATGAGAGAATGGGCAAATTGAGAAGTAAAAGGCAGAATATATGTCACCCAGCAATTTATGTGGTAGTAGTAAGTAGTTGTTGTGAGGTGATAAGGGATTGAATTTTgggttatatttatttatggagcAAAATTTCATAGTATGAGATCCCAAAATCTTTGCAGGGTTATGGAATTTGAAAATCTGTTTGGTAGTGTGTCAGTGCATTATACATATCACTGATGTTGGGAGTGTGAAATTGGTGCAGGAAAGTAGGGAGGAGAGCTTTGAGGAATTGCAAGACCTCTTCGAAGAGATGTTCCATGGAGATATCGAATCGTTCGGTTCCAGCTCTCAGACAACTACTGCATGTTCTacctcttcttcatcttcatatgCATCCTATTGTGGAAGTTCTTCTAGTTCCACTAACAAACGCGGGTCCTTCGAAATGAATTACGGGAAGACCAGCATAATGGATTCTTCTGGTTTCGATTTTGATTCTCACTTTCAAAACTTTTGTTTAGGGGTTAGTCACCCTCTATGATTGATTACCATCTTTATTTATAAGAATTCAAGaccattgaatttttatatgattttgttaTCTATGAAGACAGATGGATCAGCAACAGGCTATGGGGAAGGAGAAGGAAGTACGAGAAGGGTTtcgaggaggaggaggaggaagaacgGCCAATAACGGTAGACGAAATGGTAGAAAACAAAAGGTTTCATCTGGCCATGATGTATCATCATCTGGTATTTCAGCAGCTTGAAGATGCTTTCTGctataattcattttacatTGTGAAACACCCAAAGCTAAGCTAGGaattatttggattttggacCAACCAAGTACCAACCATTTAGTGATGAAGCAAGAGGATCAACATTGGTTGAtaatgtgtgtgtttttttttttggttgtttttgatCATGGTGGATGCAGGGacaatgttactaattggtGCTACTGGCATTGGGCATTCTACTTTGGTGGATGGGGTTGGGTTGCAAAAGTTGGGGAGTTATGCctagatgttaaaaaaaaaaaaagaaaatttttttttttctggctaTGGCTTGTAGTTTAGGGGAGGTGGCATTGTATTTTCAACCTATGATTGCAATGGTCTCCCCTGTTCTCTTAATGTTACATGGTTTTTCATATGCTTATGGTTGCtgcatttatataaatcaaGGAacattattttagaaatttaaaaaaaaaaaaaaaggagataaaatttaatgtttggttcttttatatttttcaggAATTAGCTCTAATCAAACATTGCTTGTTTGGTGCAATTCCGTTGCCAATGTCCAAATTAAGGTTCAGTTGGAATTTATTCCGTACCTATGAAAGAGAGGATTAAGCTGGCCAAAACCAGTACTGGTCAAGAAGCAGAGTAGAATGGTTTAAAAAATGTTAGATATTTGAGtactgaaaattaataaaataaagaatattcaaagacaagaaatatttatatatgtttttatacgTGGATGGGCCCTACAGCACGTGGGTTGAGACCCCACATGGGGTTTTGTCTCGTCCACGAAGACTGGCCCGGAAAGGCCTAACTCATCCACCTTTTGTGGTTTGATAGTAAGAGGTAGGTCATGGGCCCCACAATATGCCAACATACTGGCCATGAACTTTTGGCCTTCAAAGCTTGTGGGACCCACACTCCCGTGCGACTGGCTAACAATTGAAtgcagcaatttttttttttttttttgagatattATTTTCAGATATTCttaaactttattattttagtgatatttgaattttgaaactattttttttaacaaattaatttttaaatttgttcactTGTTTTCCAGttagcttttaattaatttttcattcaaaGTTCGATTACCACGAAAGATCACATGagcaataaacaataaaaacatctaaataatatttttaaataaaataaattttttgtattaataattattttaaaaaatttaaaaattatgcaaaCAAAAtcggaaattttttaaaaagataaaaattttaaaatatataaaaaatatttattattaattttgtttttaaaatcaaatgtcATTTAGTAATGTTTCATTAACgtccttcatttatttattataaaatatagattttgtaATTTATGGAAATGATTtatgaataattttaaatttttagattgatttattttattttatattctcttGATAAATTTCATACATTTATGGGAATGATTCatgatcatttttaaatttttatattgatttttttattttatatttctcttgataaatttcaaacatttaatacttaattcaatttttagatttgtatgcccttttttatttaaaaaagtataacttttagattttaaaataattattgataagaatatttattttattgaaaatatatttaaaaatataatttagtatttttttaatatttattgcaTGTGTGGTCTCTCTCGaccatataaaaatttcattttaatccTTTATAATAACATAATTTTGAATGGAAAGTTAATTAgggattaaaatgaaaaatatttacaaGTTTAGGgattaatttgtcaaaaaaacaaatagtttAAGAATTCAACTGTTACTAGCAGTATGGTTTAAAGACTTCAGTGACAATATCCCTTTCTTTGGAGATCCCAGTTCACCAAAAGAATAatgttatcttttattattattattattattttttagttctCCGCATTTGCGTCACCCTCTTGGCCTCCTCCTACCCCATTACAATCGTCTCAGACAAGTTGTGCAACTTGAATTTACAAAATCTCACAACTTGCAGGGACTGTCCTAATAATTTGTTCTTCAAGCGTTTGAGGTCTCAAAAGATGGATTTCAAACGGGAATTATAAAGCTTTtgaataaagtaattaattgcGTATGCTTTTTCTTTCCTCCATGTGGaaaattattctatttttgtatatttgttGTGATTCAAGATGGGGTCAAGTaattaattccataattttgttttgcttcTTGAAATATTACTACATCaatttaagaaatatatatatatatatattatcaaatctAATCTTAACTATGAATATTtcccccgaaaaaaaaaaatcttaattatgAATTGTATTATGGGAAGAGTCTTGCTATATGTAATATGTACCATTAGAGATTTACTAGTTTATATAATAAGTTTTAAttgtgatatttaattttattattttttatattaaagtttcaaagtaaactttttaataataattattgaaattgttatttattatgtaaATTCCACTGATAATAAATAGCGTTTTTCTTATAGAAGTtgtgaaacaaattaaaaaaataatagtttatttgttAAGTTAAATTTCACCAGTAAGGTACCctcaaaatgataattaaaaaaatgag includes the following:
- the LOC107435328 gene encoding uncharacterized protein LOC107435328 isoform X1 → MANGEEKSKDFYAVLGLKKECTELELRNAYKKLALKWHPDRCSSSGNSKYVEEAKKKFQVIQQAYSVLSDANKRFLYDVGVYDSDDDENGMGEFLNEMAVMMSQTKPNESREESFEELQDLFEEMFHGDIESFGSSSQTTTACSTSSSSSYASYCGSSSSSTNKRGSFEMNYGKTSIMDSSGFDFDSHFQNFCLGMDQQQAMGKEKEVREGFRGGGGGRTANNGRRNGRKQKVSSGHDVSSSGTMLLIGATGIGHSTLVDGVGLQKLGSYA
- the LOC107435328 gene encoding uncharacterized protein LOC107435328 isoform X2 encodes the protein MANGEEKSKDFYAVLGLKKECTELELRNAYKKLALKWHPDRCSSSGNSKYVEEAKKKFQVIQQAYSVLSDANKRFLYDVGVYDSDDDENGMGEFLNEMAVMMSQTKPNESREESFEELQDLFEEMFHGDIESFGSSSQTTTACSTSSSSSYASYCGSSSSSTNKRGSFEMNYGKTSIMDSSGFDFDSHFQNFCLGTDGSATGYGEGEGSTRRVSRRRRRKNGQ